TAAGTAACGCGTCTCGTTGATGTGGACTACTACTGTTATGTTATGTTGTGTTAAGTAACCACCACCTTAATATTTTGTTGGGCCCTGGTTGGTTGTGTTATTGGGCTAATTGGGAGTTATTAAGGTCCACTAATAGAGATTTCGTCAATTTTATCACTTCTCTTTtatctatttcttttaaaaaaaaaaaaaaatttgtcttctCCTGTAACTTTAAAAAGCAAATTCAAGTGTATGCTTTGGAGTTTCTTATTATGACTTTGGACTCACATTATTCTAATTATTGTATGTAATATCCTTTGATTTCAGTATCAAGGGTAAGTTAGTGGATGCTTATTATTTATAGTTCCTTCTTAGATAAAAAGTTtcaagttaaataaaaaattagcaaaattttgaaatatattatatattgtgCCAGCTACCGGCATCTTGACTATCTTTTGCGTCGAGAGGcattaactttttttcaatatattttcagaaaaaaaaaaaaaaaaacgactgAATTCATACTAATTTGGTTCATGTAACTTACTTGGTTCGTTtaccacaaatatatatatatatatatatatatatgcatatggaCCGTCCATTGTGCTTTCTAATATGTTTCACATGCATTTtatgcctatatatatataaccattaaATACAATGAATGTTTTCTCCATCCAAAAATGTAACTGATATGGAATATGACTAAGTAATATTTTTGTATCCACACGATCGAATTGATTTGGTGGTTAAATGCTCTTGTATAAGAAGCAAGAAACTTTAGCAGGGTTTATAAACCAAGACTTGAGAAAGACGGAAAGTCATAACTGCATAGACTCTCTGGTGCATAGTTGGTAGGCACACTTTTATGCTCAGGACTCGGGAGATGAAGAATAAAAATTTCCACACACATGAACGAAcacatatagatatatatgtgcGTATGATAATTTATGTGTAGAAATTGATAAATTTGCTTTACAAAAcgtaataaaaattgatattgcTTAATTGTTAAAGTCTTTATTTACTCTTTTCAAATAAGAGGGCCAAATCTCAAATTAATATCTTATATGTAGAAATTGATATTGTAtgctatatatgtttgtattaaGTTATTAACACATTCATATATGAAATGATATATATCATTGTTTGCTAACGCGAACCCTTTTATTAATAATCtagtaatatttttcataaGCCGAAAAGAAACGACTTATATATACTGTATCACACACAGACAGTATAATACTGGACAATAAATCATACTTTACACACATGCAAACTGTAATTTATTGtagttaataaaacaaaattctatcTTTTAATTGTTGATGATATGGTTGTTAATAAGAGGGATGAGTTGTTCCATCGTTATGGGGTCCAAGAACACGTGGTCCACTCCGGCTTCAAGGAACTCCGTAAACTGCTCTTTGGACGACGTCACGCCCACCATCAACGACGTCCATCCCTTGTCTCTTAACTCCTTAGCCTTACTTGCctataaataatacaaacaacgagaagagattttttttaaaaaaaatggaagctGTTACGCTATATATTAAGCGATGATGGATCCTATATACATTCATTATACCTTAGTCAGGACGATAAGGTCATAAGAAATCCGCAGCTGGACGTCTGTCAAAGTGAAAACACTCATGGAAACAAGTCCTCCGGCTTTTCTGATGAGCTTTTCATGATTCCGACGGAAAGCATCATCGGGATTATCGTCAACGATTAACGCTTTAAACAAGGGCTTCCTAAACGCACCGTTTCTCATCCCGGTGTTGAGCTCGTTAAAGACCGACTCCATCTTTTCGTTGGTTAACGGCATAACCTCGCATTTGTTAATTCCAGCCTTTATCAAATCACTACGCTCTCCGTCCGTGTCTCCTTTTGAAGTCACACCCACGATCATCGACTTCACAAAATACTTCTCCCGAAGATCCCTAGTTacctaattaaacaaatttaaatagagagagagagatgattagATTAAAGTGATGTTGATCTTTAaaaagtttgttaaaaaatCGTACCCCGTTTTGTCTGTGggtttaataatattaaactcATTTTTTGTACCTTGATTCCATTTTCTACGGTGACCATGAGGATGATAAGGTCGTAGGAAGCCAACCCGTGGAGATGTTCCATCAATACATGATCAACGGTCTTAACCACTTTGAGGTTAATATTATCTCCCCCAGCGCTTTCGATGATCTTCTCGTAGTTCCTATCTATGGCAGTACTACCAACCAACAAAACGTCGATTTTCTTACTGCTTGATGCCATCTTCgatattttggtaattttcctTGAAAACGTCCAAGAACAAAAgtgtatataaatattagtaaataataataagaaagaaTCAATAATTAAGAGTTAACTCACATACGTACGATTGCTATCAGTAGATTTATCtatgaaagaagaaataaattaaggttTACCGATCGAGAGAAAAACCAAGAGCGCACACAATACAAGTGAAGATTGATAGCATTCtcaagtcttatttatagagaaacGTAGGAAAAATCTTCAATGCCATAATTTTCTTTTGGCTCAAGGATGATGATTTGATGACAAGTGTCATCTTAATGATGGTATGCACAGTGATTGCATACTGTGAATCTTACTCagtaatttgtttatttttactacGGATCTAGTTTATTCTCCTTATGTCGTTTCCTTTGATCTCATCGTTATTCATTACTCTAGTACAAAAGTttcttacagtttttttttttgtttgtgttgtgaatTTAGTACGTTCAGCCGTTGAATTTTACCCCATTTATATCGGGATTATATTTCCACTAAGCGGGTCTCAAGGATAATAAGTCCTAGGACTGACTGTAATGGTACAATATCAGTGTTAAATAAATAACGGTAACttcatttgtttttaagttGGCAGCTTTCTCTACTAGGTGTTTGATTCagaattttgtttgattaacaaaatattatatacaagaAAGAGAGAACGACGgtaattaatgaaagaaaaccACCACCAATCTAATTGATGTTTGTTGTCAAGTCTATAATAAGACTCTGCAACTGTTGTCATACTTGTTTTCTGAAAGCATCCAAGAATCACAAACCTCATGGTTTTATAGGACAGAGTATCTTCTGGCTTGTGTTCCTCCAGGAAGGGAGAAGGCTTGATTAGTTACGTCTTCAAGAACACGCTTGAGTTCAGCTTTTGCTGTCTTGACAGAATTTTCAGTAGTCCCTTCAACAAACAGATAAAGCTTGCGTTGCCCAGGCCCCGGCATACTTCCTGGATTATAATGCTGACCTCTAACGGTAATGGCGGCTCCACTCCACTCTGATATTGGACCAAGCGTTTCTTTGTGGGTGACTCTCCACCGAGCATTTTGTGGGAAATCATTGATTTCTAATTCTGCTTCATAGTGTTCAGGCATCGCATCAGCTTGAATCCTTGTAAGGTTGTGTTGCAGGTTAGCGGCAGCAGCCATGG
The Camelina sativa cultivar DH55 chromosome 15, Cs, whole genome shotgun sequence DNA segment above includes these coding regions:
- the LOC104745134 gene encoding uncharacterized protein LOC104745134, producing the protein MASSSKKIDVLLVGSTAIDRNYEKIIESAGGDNINLKVVKTVDHVLMEHLHGLASYDLIILMVTVENGIKVTRDLREKYFVKSMIVGVTSKGDTDGERSDLIKAGINKCEVMPLTNEKMESVFNELNTGMRNGAFRKPLFKALIVDDNPDDAFRRNHEKLIRKAGGLVSMSVFTLTDVQLRISYDLIVLTKASKAKELRDKGWTSLMVGVTSSKEQFTEFLEAGVDHVFLDPITMEQLIPLINNHIINN